In Archangium violaceum, the following are encoded in one genomic region:
- a CDS encoding PilZ domain-containing protein, with protein MSQTATKQALGEVRLKVAYKKPEALLSEYTRSIGRGGVTLQTRKSLPVGTRFVFEMHNPGVTTPVEVVGEVVRVTPQPGERYMITVKYDPGQDRGGLDAVLQRVFDMQAFEKLRRYPRIPLHLPAMEEETPFAPPFFVRDLSRGGVGLEVEAPALPTSVKVGMPFLLEMELTLGTLMLHGEIAWTSAGGPEVLPTFGVTFGTLRPDTVERLEKLLSLESMPPPPWRARICFGMDAVMKMP; from the coding sequence ATGAGCCAGACCGCGACGAAACAAGCCCTCGGCGAGGTCCGCCTCAAGGTGGCCTACAAGAAGCCCGAGGCCCTGCTGAGTGAGTACACCCGCAGCATCGGCCGGGGAGGCGTGACGCTGCAGACACGCAAGAGCCTGCCGGTGGGCACGCGCTTCGTGTTCGAGATGCACAACCCCGGGGTGACCACGCCGGTGGAGGTGGTGGGCGAGGTGGTGCGCGTGACGCCCCAGCCCGGCGAGCGGTACATGATCACCGTGAAGTACGACCCGGGCCAGGACCGGGGCGGGCTGGACGCGGTGCTGCAGCGCGTCTTCGACATGCAGGCCTTCGAGAAGCTGCGCCGCTACCCGCGCATCCCCCTGCACCTGCCCGCCATGGAGGAGGAGACCCCCTTCGCTCCCCCCTTCTTCGTGCGCGACCTGTCGCGCGGCGGCGTGGGGCTCGAGGTGGAGGCCCCCGCCCTGCCCACCTCGGTGAAGGTCGGCATGCCCTTCCTCCTGGAGATGGAGCTGACCCTGGGCACCCTCATGCTGCACGGGGAGATCGCCTGGACCTCCGCCGGTGGCCCCGAGGTGCTTCCCACCTTCGGCGTTACCTTCGGCACCCTGCGCCCGGACACGGTCGAGCGGCTGGAGAAGCTGCTCTCCCTCGAGTCCATGCCTCCGCCTCCCTGGCGCGCCCGCATCTGCTTCGGCATGGATGCGGTGATGAAGATGCCGTGA
- the rsmH gene encoding 16S rRNA (cytosine(1402)-N(4))-methyltransferase RsmH encodes MADFSHQTVLLQETVDVLRPGAGKVIIDGTLGGGGHTEALLARGATVLGVDRDPVALGAARARLAGYPGFSTRQGNFGDLLDVAADVLPVDGVLVDLGVSSPQLDVAERGFSFQKDGPLDMRMGDTGRTAAELIAEEDEAELRRILEEYGEEPFARAIARELKRTPPVRTLEAAEVVKRAVPRKAWPNKIHVATRTFQALRMAVNQELESLESLLAALPRLLKVGGRAAVISFHSLEDRKVKETFRELVGTCKCPPGLPVCVCKGQGDFALVTRKAIAPSDEEISANPRARSAHLRVVEKVR; translated from the coding sequence TTGGCTGACTTCAGCCACCAGACCGTCCTCCTCCAGGAGACGGTGGATGTCCTTCGACCGGGAGCGGGGAAGGTGATCATCGACGGCACACTGGGTGGGGGTGGTCACACCGAGGCGCTCCTCGCCCGGGGTGCGACCGTCCTCGGGGTGGACAGGGATCCGGTGGCGCTCGGCGCCGCCCGCGCCCGGCTCGCCGGCTACCCGGGCTTCAGCACCCGCCAGGGCAACTTCGGGGACCTGCTGGACGTGGCCGCGGACGTGCTGCCGGTGGACGGGGTGCTGGTGGACCTGGGCGTGTCCTCGCCCCAGCTGGACGTGGCCGAGCGCGGTTTCTCCTTCCAGAAGGACGGGCCGCTGGACATGCGCATGGGCGACACGGGCCGCACCGCCGCCGAGCTCATCGCCGAGGAGGACGAGGCGGAGCTGCGCCGCATCCTCGAGGAGTACGGCGAGGAGCCCTTCGCCAGGGCAATTGCCCGCGAGCTCAAGCGCACCCCGCCCGTGCGCACCCTGGAGGCCGCCGAGGTCGTCAAGCGCGCCGTGCCTCGCAAGGCCTGGCCCAACAAAATCCACGTGGCCACCCGCACCTTCCAGGCGCTGCGCATGGCGGTGAACCAGGAGCTGGAGTCCCTGGAGTCGCTGCTGGCCGCGCTGCCCCGGCTGCTGAAGGTGGGGGGCCGCGCCGCCGTCATCTCGTTCCACTCGCTCGAGGACCGGAAGGTGAAGGAGACCTTCCGGGAGCTGGTGGGCACCTGCAAGTGCCCGCCCGGGCTTCCGGTGTGCGTGTGCAAGGGCCAGGGAGACTTCGCCCTGGTGACGCGCAAGGCCATCGCCCCCTCGGACGAGGAGATTTCCGCCAACCCCCGTGCCCGCAGCGCGCACCTGCGCGTGGTGGAGAAGGTACGATGA
- a CDS encoding acyl-CoA dehydrogenase family protein, which yields MAAVLEQARPGEVPVGGAFLFSDVGSVRIITPELFSEEQRLYLKTALQFSQEQVLPQADKIEAKDNALLRDLLRRAGELGLLMIDIPEAYGGLGLDKTTSLLIAEAMSLNGSWSVSFGAHTGIGTLPIVWFGDDAQKRKYLPRLATGELIAAYALTEQGSGSDALGAKTKAVLSPDGKEWILNGSKLYITNAAFADVFVVFAKVDGDKFTGFIVERGTPGFTVGPEEHKMGIRGSSTCPLYFEDARLPRENLLGEVGKGHKIAFNILNYGRLKLGAGVIGSMKLNLRNALLFAQERKQFKTPIASFPLIREKLARMTTLIYAVESMTYRTAGLVDAALAGADKTAADYEARLIAAIEEYAIESSIMKVYGSEALGYLVDDAVQIHGGAGYIEEYPVERAYRDARINRIFEGTNEINRMLIAGMLLKRTLKGTLPLFEVAQAVDEDLVSGRLPKARVRDELAAEEQAAENLKRLAIYTLKVAAEAFGPNIEEQQVVLATVADIVMDAYALDSMVTRTRQAEVDGKLDAARVAMTRQYSTEANARSYDRARIALCAAAKGDALKEHLKKVAPLELFTPYDPVELRETVLKSVEKATGYPLSAV from the coding sequence ATGGCCGCAGTGCTCGAGCAGGCTCGTCCCGGTGAGGTTCCCGTCGGTGGCGCCTTCCTCTTCAGTGACGTGGGCTCCGTTCGCATCATCACGCCCGAGCTGTTCAGCGAAGAGCAGCGTCTCTACCTGAAGACGGCGCTCCAGTTCTCCCAGGAGCAGGTGCTCCCGCAGGCGGACAAGATCGAGGCCAAGGACAACGCGCTGCTGCGCGACCTGCTGCGCCGCGCTGGCGAGCTCGGTCTGTTGATGATCGACATTCCCGAGGCCTATGGCGGCCTGGGCCTGGACAAGACCACCTCGCTGCTCATCGCCGAGGCCATGAGCCTCAATGGCTCGTGGTCCGTGTCCTTCGGCGCGCACACGGGCATCGGTACGCTGCCCATCGTCTGGTTCGGCGACGACGCCCAGAAGCGCAAGTACCTGCCGAGGCTGGCCACCGGCGAGCTCATCGCGGCCTATGCGCTCACCGAGCAGGGCAGTGGCTCGGACGCGCTGGGGGCCAAGACGAAGGCCGTGCTGTCCCCGGACGGCAAGGAGTGGATCCTCAACGGTTCGAAGCTCTACATCACCAACGCGGCCTTCGCGGACGTGTTCGTGGTGTTCGCCAAGGTGGACGGCGACAAGTTCACCGGCTTCATCGTGGAGCGCGGCACGCCCGGCTTCACCGTGGGGCCCGAGGAGCACAAGATGGGCATCCGCGGCTCCTCCACGTGCCCCCTCTACTTCGAGGACGCGCGCCTTCCCCGGGAGAACCTGCTCGGGGAGGTGGGCAAGGGGCACAAGATCGCCTTCAACATCCTCAACTATGGCCGGCTCAAGCTGGGCGCGGGGGTGATCGGCTCCATGAAGCTGAACCTGCGCAACGCGCTGCTCTTCGCGCAGGAGCGCAAGCAGTTCAAGACGCCCATCGCGAGCTTCCCGCTCATCCGCGAGAAGCTGGCGCGGATGACCACGCTCATCTACGCGGTGGAGAGCATGACCTACCGCACGGCGGGCCTGGTGGACGCGGCGCTCGCCGGGGCGGACAAGACGGCCGCGGACTACGAGGCGCGCCTCATCGCGGCCATCGAGGAGTACGCCATCGAGTCCTCCATCATGAAGGTGTACGGCTCGGAGGCGCTCGGGTACCTGGTGGATGACGCGGTGCAGATCCACGGTGGCGCGGGCTACATCGAGGAGTACCCGGTGGAGCGGGCCTACCGGGACGCGCGCATCAACCGCATCTTCGAGGGCACCAACGAGATCAACCGGATGCTCATCGCGGGCATGCTGCTCAAGCGCACGCTGAAGGGCACGCTGCCGCTCTTCGAGGTGGCGCAGGCGGTGGACGAGGACCTGGTGTCGGGGCGGCTGCCGAAGGCGCGGGTGCGGGACGAGCTGGCGGCGGAGGAGCAGGCGGCGGAGAACCTCAAGAGGCTGGCCATCTACACGCTGAAGGTGGCGGCCGAGGCGTTCGGTCCGAATATCGAGGAGCAGCAGGTGGTGCTGGCGACGGTGGCGGACATCGTGATGGACGCGTACGCGCTGGACTCGATGGTGACGCGCACGCGCCAGGCGGAGGTGGATGGGAAGCTCGACGCGGCGCGGGTGGCGATGACGCGGCAGTACAGCACCGAGGCCAACGCCCGCTCCTACGATCGAGCCCGCATCGCGCTGTGCGCCGCCGCGAAGGGGGACGCGCTGAAGGAGCACCTGAAGAAGGTGGCGCCGCTGGAGCTCTTCACGCCGTACGATCCGGTGGAGCTGCGCGAGACGGTGCTCAAGTCCGTGGAAAAGGCCACCGGCTACCCGCTCTCCGCGGTGTAA
- a CDS encoding glutamine amidotransferase translates to MKNVLLLKAGDAAHSVRLGVGDYEHWFVESLAPGGCRFDILHVHRGARLPDSATGYDAVMMTGSPASVTQPEPWMERAAEFMLGAAAHGVPVLGVCFGHQLLAYAHGARVVRNHHGREIGTVEVSLSEEGREDPLFDGLPERFTVQATHEDIVEEAPTGATVLAGNMNTAVQALAFGPLIRGVQFHPEVHPAAMRALILARAEKLEVEATARGHGRGERVPRLLAGLAPSPAGQRILRNFVERFT, encoded by the coding sequence ATGAAGAACGTTCTCCTGTTGAAAGCGGGTGATGCGGCCCACTCCGTGAGACTCGGCGTAGGTGACTATGAGCACTGGTTCGTCGAGTCGCTCGCTCCCGGAGGCTGCCGGTTCGACATCCTCCACGTGCACCGGGGCGCCCGGTTGCCGGACAGTGCCACGGGCTACGATGCGGTGATGATGACCGGCTCGCCCGCCTCGGTGACGCAGCCGGAGCCGTGGATGGAGCGCGCCGCGGAGTTCATGCTGGGTGCGGCGGCCCACGGCGTGCCGGTGCTCGGGGTGTGCTTCGGGCACCAGTTGCTCGCGTACGCCCACGGGGCGCGCGTGGTGCGCAACCACCACGGCCGGGAGATTGGCACCGTGGAGGTCTCCTTGAGCGAGGAGGGACGCGAGGATCCACTCTTCGACGGGTTGCCCGAGCGCTTCACGGTCCAGGCCACCCACGAGGACATCGTCGAGGAGGCCCCCACCGGGGCGACCGTGCTGGCGGGCAACATGAACACCGCGGTGCAGGCGCTCGCCTTCGGGCCCCTCATCCGCGGGGTACAGTTCCACCCCGAGGTCCACCCGGCCGCCATGCGAGCCCTGATCCTGGCCCGCGCGGAGAAGTTGGAGGTCGAAGCAACGGCCCGGGGCCATGGACGCGGGGAGCGGGTACCCCGGTTGCTGGCGGGGCTCGCTCCCTCGCCCGCCGGGCAGCGCATCCTGCGCAACTTCGTCGAGCGGTTCACCTGA
- a CDS encoding STAS domain-containing protein has product MNQAAESQGIRAVSSGRVETLMLEGELLEKDLAQVCEELVRRMQRGLRNVVLDFSEVDHLDYRGVPALVARAEAFRKAGGDIKLAGLSPYLAAILRAAGAHDVFELYPHMNDARAAFAMARAPFV; this is encoded by the coding sequence ATGAACCAGGCAGCCGAGTCACAGGGCATTCGCGCGGTCTCCAGCGGGCGCGTGGAGACCCTCATGCTCGAGGGGGAGCTTCTGGAGAAGGACCTCGCCCAGGTCTGCGAGGAGCTCGTGCGCCGCATGCAGCGGGGGCTTCGCAACGTGGTGCTGGACTTCAGCGAGGTGGACCACCTGGACTACCGCGGCGTGCCGGCCCTGGTGGCTCGCGCCGAGGCCTTCCGCAAGGCGGGCGGGGACATCAAGCTGGCGGGGCTCTCGCCCTACCTGGCCGCCATCCTGCGCGCCGCGGGGGCTCATGACGTCTTCGAGCTCTACCCCCATATGAACGATGCCCGGGCCGCCTTCGCCATGGCGCGGGCTCCCTTCGTCTGA
- the mraZ gene encoding division/cell wall cluster transcriptional repressor MraZ: protein MFRGVYEHQIDAKGRTSLPAKLRETLVGGYDERLIITTALDPCLHAYPVREWEQLEAALAKRNPMEPGVKTLMRLYVASAQECPLDKLGRVLIPPSLRAHAGLDKDVVWAGMVKVIELWSREGWARAQEEARKEASSADVMRVLTELRSL from the coding sequence GTGTTCCGAGGCGTCTATGAGCACCAGATCGACGCGAAGGGGCGAACGAGCCTCCCGGCCAAGCTGCGCGAGACGCTCGTGGGCGGGTACGACGAGCGCCTCATCATCACGACGGCGTTGGACCCCTGCCTGCACGCCTATCCGGTGCGGGAGTGGGAGCAGCTCGAGGCGGCACTCGCCAAGCGCAACCCGATGGAGCCAGGGGTGAAGACGCTCATGCGGCTCTACGTGGCCAGCGCCCAGGAGTGCCCGCTGGACAAGCTGGGGCGCGTGCTGATTCCGCCGTCGCTGCGCGCCCACGCGGGGTTGGACAAGGACGTGGTGTGGGCGGGGATGGTGAAGGTGATTGAGCTGTGGAGCCGCGAGGGCTGGGCCAGGGCCCAGGAGGAGGCGCGCAAGGAAGCCTCCAGCGCGGACGTCATGCGCGTGCTCACGGAGCTGCGCTCGCTGTAG
- a CDS encoding ArnT family glycosyltransferase yields MTAGRAATRDERWLALGLWVLAFVALWATEAAVGFTRDESVYFYAGESYARWFQQLFREPARALTDSAIVRAWDYNHEHPVLMKVLFGLSHLLFHETLGWMRSAAAFRLPAFAMAALVPALTFLLGSAVYGRTAGLFAALSFLLVPRQYFNAELACFDMPVAAMWLLVVYAFWRALEDRRWGVLCGVFFGLALCTKHNALFLPFFLGPFALWRAWTASEGQPAARTGLLRVLGLVAAVVVLYGLLWVSLGPVGFQRKFFLLSPHTLLFVVLAVGSLGMMHKLNEVSAPTALALLPMATMVVCGPAAFYLHWPYLWHEPVERAAWYLNFHATHNHYAWFYLGKLLREPPFPLDYVLVKTALTVPTSLFVPMVTGWLALVGRAVLSLFERTRALVRVPSLAEGLIGFQAVASILIISHPNVPHFGGVKHWLPAMPFLGILAGVAVTRGCEALVERLRARWPGLSLAAVAAPVFALLMLPALLALVRVFPYGTSFYSELAGGVPGAASLGMQRQFWSSNVTAVLPWINEHAPRNGRVFLHEVNGLSFRDYQRNGMLRGDLQPGGPFDSDVAAYQYHQEFREHEFQVWQSYGTKTPATGLYLDETPQVVVYQRRR; encoded by the coding sequence ATGACGGCGGGCCGGGCGGCGACGCGGGACGAGCGCTGGCTGGCGCTGGGGCTGTGGGTGCTGGCCTTCGTGGCGCTGTGGGCCACCGAGGCCGCGGTGGGCTTCACGCGCGACGAGAGCGTCTACTTCTACGCGGGAGAGAGCTACGCGCGCTGGTTCCAGCAGCTCTTCCGCGAGCCGGCGCGAGCGCTCACCGACAGCGCCATCGTCCGCGCCTGGGACTACAACCACGAGCACCCGGTGCTGATGAAGGTGCTCTTCGGGCTGTCGCACCTGCTCTTCCACGAGACGCTGGGGTGGATGCGCTCGGCGGCGGCCTTCCGGCTGCCTGCCTTCGCCATGGCGGCGCTGGTGCCGGCCCTCACCTTCCTGCTGGGCAGCGCGGTGTATGGACGCACCGCGGGCCTCTTCGCCGCCCTCTCCTTCCTGCTCGTGCCGCGCCAGTACTTCAACGCGGAGCTGGCCTGCTTCGACATGCCGGTGGCGGCCATGTGGCTGCTGGTCGTCTACGCCTTCTGGCGGGCGCTGGAGGACAGGCGCTGGGGCGTGCTGTGCGGCGTCTTCTTCGGCCTGGCGCTGTGCACCAAGCACAACGCGCTCTTCCTCCCCTTCTTCCTCGGGCCCTTCGCGCTGTGGCGTGCGTGGACGGCCAGCGAGGGCCAGCCCGCCGCGCGCACCGGCCTGCTGCGTGTCCTGGGCCTCGTCGCCGCCGTGGTGGTGCTGTACGGGTTGCTGTGGGTGAGCCTGGGGCCGGTGGGCTTCCAGCGGAAGTTCTTCCTGCTCAGCCCGCACACGCTGCTCTTCGTCGTGCTGGCGGTGGGCAGCCTGGGGATGATGCACAAGCTGAACGAGGTGAGCGCGCCCACGGCGCTCGCCCTGCTGCCGATGGCCACCATGGTGGTGTGCGGGCCGGCGGCCTTCTACCTGCACTGGCCCTACCTCTGGCACGAGCCGGTGGAGCGGGCGGCCTGGTACCTGAACTTCCACGCCACGCACAACCACTACGCCTGGTTCTACCTGGGGAAGCTGCTGCGCGAGCCGCCCTTCCCCCTGGACTACGTGCTGGTGAAGACGGCGCTCACCGTGCCCACCAGCCTCTTCGTGCCCATGGTGACGGGCTGGCTGGCGCTCGTGGGGCGCGCGGTGCTGAGCCTCTTCGAGCGCACGCGGGCCCTGGTGCGCGTGCCGTCCCTGGCCGAGGGGCTCATTGGATTCCAGGCGGTGGCCTCCATCCTCATCATCAGCCACCCCAACGTGCCGCACTTCGGAGGGGTGAAGCACTGGCTGCCGGCGATGCCCTTCCTGGGAATCCTGGCGGGCGTGGCGGTGACGCGGGGCTGCGAGGCGCTCGTGGAGCGGCTGCGCGCGCGCTGGCCGGGGCTGTCCCTGGCGGCGGTGGCGGCCCCCGTCTTCGCGCTGTTGATGCTGCCGGCTCTCCTCGCGCTGGTGCGCGTGTTCCCCTACGGCACGAGCTTCTACTCGGAGCTGGCGGGCGGCGTGCCGGGGGCGGCGTCGCTGGGGATGCAGCGCCAGTTCTGGTCGAGCAACGTGACGGCGGTGCTGCCGTGGATCAACGAGCACGCGCCGCGCAACGGGCGCGTGTTCCTGCACGAGGTGAACGGCCTGTCGTTCCGCGACTACCAGCGCAACGGGATGCTGCGAGGCGACTTGCAGCCGGGTGGCCCGTTCGACTCGGACGTCGCGGCGTACCAGTACCACCAGGAGTTCCGCGAGCACGAGTTCCAGGTGTGGCAGTCCTACGGGACGAAGACACCGGCCACGGGGCTGTACCTGGACGAGACGCCTCAGGTGGTCGTCTACCAGCGGCGACGCTGA
- a CDS encoding iron-containing alcohol dehydrogenase yields MKPFDMPSEPRITELSWPTKIVLGAGALQRLPAQVARLNMKRPLVVTDAGVVKAGLAQRLYEVLKAAGVGFTVFDQVKPDPTERDAFAGLEMYKAGRCDGIIAIGGGSPLDAAKLVQVLTTHEPPLSRYDDATGGDQYVLDNMPPLIAIPTTAGTGSEVSRSGVATLSDTGRKTVIFSPFLMPKAAICDPELTLGLPPGPTAATGMDAFTHCLEAYLSNGFHPLADAVAIDGIGRVARSLPRAVEEGSNLVARTDMMVAAMEGAMAFQKGLGACHSLAHALTPISGVHHGLANAIVLPVVMEFNRPVSTARLARVAQAMGDTSNSREEVLAGNAIERVRKLNATIGIPSRLRDVGVQEKDLVRIAEKSFVDASHRGNPRPCTLEDLLGMLRESF; encoded by the coding sequence ATGAAACCGTTCGACATGCCGAGCGAGCCGCGCATCACCGAGCTGTCCTGGCCCACGAAGATCGTCCTCGGGGCGGGAGCGCTGCAGCGGCTGCCCGCGCAGGTGGCGAGGCTGAACATGAAGCGTCCGCTGGTGGTGACGGACGCGGGCGTGGTGAAGGCGGGGCTCGCGCAGCGGCTGTACGAGGTGCTGAAGGCGGCCGGAGTGGGCTTCACGGTCTTCGACCAGGTGAAGCCCGACCCCACCGAGCGCGATGCCTTCGCGGGGCTGGAGATGTACAAGGCGGGCCGGTGCGACGGCATCATCGCGATTGGCGGAGGCAGCCCGCTGGACGCGGCGAAGCTGGTGCAGGTGCTCACCACGCACGAGCCGCCGCTGTCGCGCTACGACGACGCGACGGGCGGTGACCAGTACGTGCTGGACAACATGCCGCCGCTCATCGCCATCCCCACCACGGCGGGCACGGGCTCGGAGGTGAGCCGCTCGGGCGTGGCGACGCTCTCGGACACGGGGCGCAAGACGGTCATCTTCAGCCCGTTCCTCATGCCGAAGGCGGCCATCTGCGACCCCGAGCTCACGCTGGGGCTGCCGCCGGGGCCCACCGCGGCCACGGGCATGGACGCCTTCACGCACTGCCTGGAGGCGTACCTGTCCAACGGCTTCCACCCGCTGGCGGACGCGGTGGCCATCGACGGCATCGGCCGCGTGGCGCGCTCGCTGCCCCGGGCCGTGGAGGAGGGGAGCAACCTGGTGGCCCGCACCGACATGATGGTGGCGGCCATGGAGGGCGCCATGGCCTTCCAGAAGGGGCTCGGGGCCTGCCACTCGCTGGCCCATGCGCTCACGCCCATCTCCGGCGTGCACCACGGTCTGGCCAACGCCATCGTCCTGCCCGTGGTGATGGAGTTCAACCGCCCCGTCAGCACCGCGCGGCTGGCGCGCGTCGCCCAGGCCATGGGGGATACGTCGAACTCGCGGGAGGAAGTGCTCGCGGGTAATGCCATCGAGCGGGTGCGCAAGCTGAACGCCACCATCGGCATTCCCTCGCGCCTGCGCGACGTGGGCGTGCAGGAGAAGGACCTGGTGCGCATCGCCGAGAAGTCCTTCGTGGATGCCTCGCACCGCGGCAACCCGCGCCCGTGCACCCTGGAGGACCTGCTCGGCATGTTGCGCGAGTCGTTCTAA
- a CDS encoding CarD family transcriptional regulator, with protein MPEGSASLQLAVGDRVVYPNQGVCRVSAIDVKEVAGQKLTFVTMRREEDGAVVMVPQAKVLTIGVRKIAGPDDVTQVFEFLRSDSDKADLDWKQRARTNLDRMTQGGLVGLAEVVKGLQVLSELRPLPAKERELYDNARHLLVSEIAAALNTSDCNAEDSIDLVLFPPGRERPKRTAAEFKTREEGDEELGLDADLLGLDSELDLPPDEEEAPAEEEESSEEAGEEEGEEGEPKARKKAAALPAEGGAEGEEAPKRKRGRPPKPKPEGAEAAAAAAPKKRGRPPKPKPEGAEAAAPKKRGRPPKPKPEGAEAAAPKKRGRPPKAKAPEEAEESELDSDLDEDIEADE; from the coding sequence ATGCCAGAAGGCTCCGCGTCACTCCAGCTCGCGGTTGGCGACCGGGTGGTCTACCCCAACCAGGGCGTCTGCCGCGTCTCGGCCATCGATGTGAAGGAGGTGGCTGGGCAGAAGCTCACCTTCGTCACCATGCGCCGCGAAGAAGATGGGGCCGTCGTCATGGTCCCCCAGGCCAAGGTGCTCACCATCGGTGTGCGCAAGATCGCCGGACCTGATGACGTCACCCAGGTCTTCGAGTTCCTGCGCTCCGACAGTGACAAGGCCGACCTGGACTGGAAGCAGCGCGCCCGGACCAACCTGGACCGTATGACCCAGGGTGGCCTGGTGGGGCTGGCCGAGGTGGTCAAGGGACTACAGGTGCTCAGCGAGCTGCGCCCGCTGCCCGCCAAGGAGCGCGAGCTGTACGACAACGCGCGCCACCTGCTCGTCTCTGAAATCGCCGCCGCGCTCAACACCAGCGACTGCAACGCCGAGGACTCCATCGACCTCGTGCTCTTCCCGCCCGGCCGCGAGCGCCCCAAGCGCACCGCCGCCGAGTTCAAGACGCGCGAGGAGGGCGACGAGGAGCTCGGGCTGGATGCCGACCTGCTCGGGCTCGACAGCGAGCTGGACCTGCCTCCGGACGAGGAGGAGGCCCCCGCCGAGGAGGAGGAGTCCTCCGAGGAGGCGGGCGAAGAGGAGGGCGAGGAGGGCGAGCCCAAGGCCCGGAAGAAGGCCGCGGCGCTTCCCGCCGAGGGTGGAGCCGAGGGCGAGGAGGCACCCAAGCGCAAGCGGGGCCGTCCGCCCAAGCCCAAGCCCGAGGGCGCCGAGGCCGCTGCCGCCGCCGCGCCCAAGAAGCGCGGCCGTCCGCCCAAGCCCAAGCCCGAGGGTGCCGAGGCCGCCGCGCCCAAGAAGCGCGGCCGTCCGCCCAAGCCCAAGCCCGAGGGTGCCGAGGCCGCCGCGCCCAAGAAGCGCGGCCGTCCGCCCAAGGCGAAGGCTCCCGAGGAGGCAGAGGAGAGCGAGTTGGATTCCGACCTCGATGAGGACATCGAGGCCGATGAGTGA
- a CDS encoding glutamine synthetase family protein: protein MANRSKAKVITLPQPAGRRARSKDKGDTVRHLREPSGTDLLHKWFEEKGVKQVKIGAVDVDGVWRGKYVSMDKFFSACKSGLGFCDVVFGWDITDELLDNTRVTGWHTGYPDGHAKVDLSTGRIIPWEPDTAAFLLDFINPDGTPFEPSPRQLLQKIGQRARDMGFMPRFGAEYEFFIFKETPQSLKEKGYERLTPLTPGMFGYSWLRTSLNAPLVHAIIDGCRDFGVELEGFHTETGPGVFEAAIRYDDLEKAADKAALFKTVVKEICARHGLTACFMAKVDPKLPGCSGHMHQSLWTLRSDENAFHDAESADGMSTTMRHYIGGVMELMPELTALYWPTVNSYKRSVENTWAPVTATWGRENRTTAVRVIGDSPKSMRLEYRQTGADMNAYIGMAASLAAGLWGIENEVTPPEPCAGNGYSVDAPRLPRSLREAVTLLKGSKRARQILGEEFVDHFVRTREWEARQYERAVTNWELERYMELI from the coding sequence ATGGCGAACCGTTCCAAGGCGAAGGTCATCACCCTGCCGCAGCCAGCCGGGAGGCGTGCGCGCTCGAAGGACAAGGGCGACACGGTCAGGCACCTGCGCGAGCCCTCGGGCACGGACCTGTTGCACAAGTGGTTCGAGGAGAAGGGCGTCAAGCAGGTGAAGATCGGCGCGGTGGACGTGGACGGCGTCTGGCGCGGCAAGTACGTATCGATGGACAAGTTCTTCTCCGCGTGCAAGAGCGGGCTGGGCTTCTGTGACGTGGTGTTCGGCTGGGACATCACGGACGAGCTGCTCGACAACACGCGGGTGACGGGCTGGCACACCGGCTACCCGGATGGGCACGCCAAGGTGGACCTGTCCACCGGCCGCATCATCCCGTGGGAGCCGGACACCGCGGCCTTCCTGCTGGACTTCATCAACCCGGACGGCACGCCCTTCGAGCCGAGCCCCCGGCAGCTCTTGCAGAAGATCGGCCAGCGCGCGCGCGACATGGGCTTCATGCCGAGGTTCGGCGCCGAGTACGAGTTCTTCATCTTCAAGGAGACGCCCCAGTCGCTGAAGGAGAAGGGCTACGAGCGCCTGACGCCGCTGACGCCGGGCATGTTCGGCTACTCGTGGCTGCGCACGTCGCTCAACGCGCCGCTGGTGCACGCCATCATCGACGGGTGCCGCGACTTCGGCGTGGAGCTGGAGGGCTTCCACACCGAGACGGGCCCGGGTGTCTTCGAGGCCGCCATCCGCTACGACGACCTGGAGAAGGCCGCGGACAAGGCGGCGCTCTTCAAGACGGTGGTGAAGGAGATCTGCGCGCGCCACGGGCTCACGGCCTGCTTCATGGCGAAGGTGGATCCGAAGCTGCCGGGGTGCTCGGGGCACATGCACCAGTCGCTGTGGACGTTGAGGAGCGACGAGAACGCCTTCCACGACGCCGAGTCGGCCGATGGCATGAGCACGACGATGCGGCACTACATCGGCGGGGTGATGGAGCTGATGCCGGAGCTCACGGCGCTCTACTGGCCCACGGTGAACAGCTACAAGCGCAGCGTGGAGAACACGTGGGCGCCGGTGACGGCGACGTGGGGCCGGGAGAACCGGACCACGGCGGTGCGGGTCATCGGGGACAGCCCCAAGTCGATGCGGCTCGAGTACCGCCAGACGGGCGCGGACATGAACGCGTACATCGGCATGGCGGCGAGCCTCGCGGCGGGTCTGTGGGGCATCGAGAACGAGGTGACGCCCCCCGAGCCGTGCGCCGGCAACGGGTACTCGGTGGATGCGCCGCGGCTGCCGCGCTCGCTGCGGGAGGCGGTGACGCTGCTCAAGGGGTCGAAGCGGGCGAGGCAGATCCTGGGCGAGGAGTTCGTGGACCACTTCGTGCGCACGCGCGAGTGGGAGGCGCGCCAGTACGAGCGAGCCGTCACGAACTGGGAGCTCGAGCGCTACATGGAGCTGATCTGA